From one Drosophila subpulchrella strain 33 F10 #4 breed RU33 chromosome 3L, RU_Dsub_v1.1 Primary Assembly, whole genome shotgun sequence genomic stretch:
- the LOC119554871 gene encoding transportin-1-like produces MTWGPREEGLQQLLPILKDSQLPDTAMQIAVRTKLEEFNHYPDFNNYLVYVLTKLTTEDEHTRAMSGLILKNNILTHGSNLQPAIVEYIKDECLQAVGDSSPLIRATVSILITTIASCGGLHNWPQLLPLLCDMLDSQDYNVCEGAFSALQLICEDSAGNLDSSGLNWPLNMMIPKFLKYFRHSSPKIRCHAIVCFNQFIIKRSLTVTKDIDSFIENLFHLSSDEDHEVRKNVCHGLVMLLEVRMDRLMPHMSQIIEYMLLRTQDSEEAVALQAFEFWLSLAEKSNCKELLAPILSQLAPVLVHSMRYSELEIILLKCDEEEDCMVPDQEEDISPRFHRSRRHVNDELDDESEDNKSLLQWNLRKCSASALDALAKVFREDFLPVVLPILKETLFHQEWVVKESGVLALGAIAGGCMQGMIRHLAELIPYLIYCLSDKKALIRSIAFWTISRYANWVVNQPHDQYLKPLLKKVLRHILDSNKRVQEAACSALCILEEEACTDLVPYLEYILKTLVLAFSKYQHKNLLILYDAVGTLADSVGHHLNKPQYINILMPPLIDKWNQVKDDDKDLFPLLECLSNIATALQFGFFAYCEPVFRRCISLIEQTINQETLCKQNQTCDHPDKDRKVVALDLLSGLAEGLNLHIETLVADSNLMHLLLQCMQDVQPDVRQSAFALLGDLTRACFPHVHPFMAECFPFLVQNLNPNFIPVCNNVIWAMGEICLKLGEETKQYVGLVLSDLIIIINRPNMPKSVLENAAITIGRLGYVCQVEVAPYLPSFLRQWCTTLRRIKDNQEKYSAFIGMCHMITVDVSAAVPDFIFFCDAIASWVNPPQDLRLAIQRVLHGFKIHVCEQNWSRYVDQFPKVLVERLISLYNI; encoded by the exons ATGACATGGGGGCCACGGGAAGAGGGTCTGCAGCAGCTCCTCCCGATCCTCAAGGACTCGCAATTACCGGACACAGCCATGCAGATTGCTGTAAGAACG AAACTGGAGGAATTCAATCACTATCCAGACTTCAACAACTACCTCGTCTATGTCCTGACCAAACTGACAACGGAAGATGAGCACACGCGCGCTATGAGTGGCCTGATCCTCAAGAACAACATCCTTACGCACGGCAGCAATCTACAGCCAGCGATCGTGGAGTACATCAAAGACGAGTGTCTGCAGGCAGTGGGCGACTCCTCGCCCCTGATCCGAGCCACCGTTAGCATCCTGATCACCACCATCGCCAGCTGTGGAGGCCTGCACAACTGGCCGCAGCTTCTGCCCTTGCTCTGCGACATGCTCGACTCCCAGGACTACAACGTGTGCGAGGGAGCCTTCAGTGCGCTGCAGTTGATCTGCGAGGACTCCGCTGGCAACCTAGACTCCTCAGGACTCAACTGGCCCCTTAACATGATGATTCCCAAGTTCCTGAAGTACTTCAGGCACAGCAGTCCCAAGATCCGTTGCCACGCCATAGTCTGCTTCAACCAGTTTATCATTAAGAGATCACTGACTGTAACGAAAGACATAGACAGCTTTATTGAGAACCTTTTCCATTTGTCCTCGGATGAGGACCACGAGGTGCGCAAGAACGTTTGTCACGGATTGGTCATGCTGCTGGAGGTGCGGATGGACCGCCTTATGCCGCACATGTCGCAGATCATTGAG TACATGTTGCTGCGCACCCAGGACTCCGAAGAGGCCGTGGCCCTGCAGGCCTTTGAGTTCTGGCTATCGTTGGCGGAGAAGAGCAACTGCAAGGAGCTGCTTGCTCCTATTCTGTCCCAGCTAGCACCAGTTCTTGTACATAGCATGCGTTACTCTGAGCTCGAGATTATTCTTCTAAAGTGCGACGAAGAAGAGGATTGCATGGTGCCGGATCAAGAGGAGGACATCAGTCCGCGCTTCCACAGGTCTCGCAGACATGTAAACGATGAATTGGACGACGAATCGGAGGACAATAAGTCGCTTTTGCAATGGAACCTGCGCAAGTGCAGCGCTTCCGCTCTCGACGCGCTAGCCAAGGTTTTCCGTGAGGACTTTCTGCCCGTTGTGTTGCCCATTTTAAAGGAAACCCTGTTCCACCAAGAATGGGTGGTTAAGGAGAGCGGTGTACTGGCCCTGGGAGCCATAGCCGGCGGCTGCATGCAGGGCATGATTCGGCATTTGGCAGAGCTGATTCCCTACCTGATATACTGTCTGTCCGACAAGAAGGCGTTGATACGCTCCATTGCGTTTTGGACGATCTCACGGTACGCCAATTGGGTGGTCAACCAGCCGCACGACCAGTACTTGAAGCCGCTTTTGAAGAAGGTGCTAAGGCATATTTTAGATTCCAATAAGCGCGTGCAGGAGGCCGCATGCTCTGCACTGTGCATTTTGGAGGAGGAGGCCTGTACGGATCTTGTGCCCTACTTGGAGTACATTCTTAAGACGCTCGTCTTGGCCTTCTCCAAGTACCAGCACAAGAATCTGTTGATCCTGTATGACGCCGTCGGTACCTTGGCAGATTCCGTGGGTCACCACCTAAACAAGCCGCAGTACATTAACATCCTGATGCCACCGCTTATCGACAAGTGGAACCAGGTTAAGGACGACGACAAGGACCTGTTTCCGTTGCTGGAGTGCCTGTCAAACATCGCCACTGCGTTGCAATTCGGTTTTTTTGCCTACTGTGAGCCGGTCTTTAGGAGATGCATCTCCCTCATTGAGCAGACCATCAACCAGGAAACG CTGTGCAAGCAGAACCAAACGTGTGATCATCCCGACAAAGACCGCAAGGTTGTTGCCCTAGACCTGCTGTCCGGCCTAGCAGAGGGCTTGAATCTCCACATCGAGACGCTGGTGGCCGACAGCAATCTCATGCATCTGCTCTTACAATGCATGCAGGACGTTCAGCCGGAC GTGCGTCAATCTGCATTTGCCTTGCTTGGTGATCTGACCAGGGCCTGTTTCCCCCATGTGCATCCCTTCATGGCCGAGTGTTTTCCCTTCTTGGTGCAGAACCTGAACCCAAATTTTATTCCGGTGTGCAACAATGTCATCTGGGCCATGGGAGAGATCTGCTTGAAATTGG GTGAGGAGACCAAGCAGTACGTAGGCCTGGTACTCAGCGAcctaatcatcatcatcaaccgCCCAAACATGCCCAAGAGTGTCCTTGAAAATGCAG CAATAACAATCGGTCGTCTAGGTTATGTGTGCCAAGTAGAAGTAGCTCCTTATTTGCCATCATTTTTACGACAGTG gtGCACAACGTTACGCCGCATTAAAGACAATCAAGAGAAGTATTCTGCCTTTATTGGAATGTGTCATATGATCACGGTGGATGTATCCGCCGCGGTGCCCGACTTTATATTTTTCTGCGATGCTATTGCCTCGTGGGTGAATCCCCCACAGGATCTGCGGCTGGCAATTCAGAGG GTCCTGCATGGTTTCAAGATCCACGTGTGTGAACAAAACTGGTCTCGTTATGTAGATCAATTTCCGAAGGTTTTGGTTGAGCGCTTGATTAGCTTGTACAACATCTGA